The DNA window acccagccacgtttcatcttcaatgcccttgctgatggaaggaggttttcactcaaaatctcacaatacatggccccattcattctttcctttacactgatcagtcgtcctggtccctttgcagaaaaacagccccaaagcatgatgttttcacccccatgcttcacagtaggtatggtgttctttggatgcaactcagcattctttgtcctccaaacacaacaagttgagtttttaccaaaaagttatattttggtttcatctgaccatatgacattctcccaatcttcttctggatcatccaaatgctctctagcaaacttcagacgggcctggacatgtactggcttaagcagggggacacgtctggcactgcaggatttgagtccctggcggcgtagtgtgttacagatggtaggctttgttactttggtcccagctctctgcaggtcattcactaggtccccccgtgtggttctgggatcattttgaccccacgggtgagatcttgcgtggagcaccagatcgagggagattatcagtggtcttgtatgtcttccatttcctaataattgctctcacagttgatttcttcaaaccaagctgcttacctattgcagattcagtcttcccagcctggtgcaggtctacaattttgtttctggtgtcctttgacagctctttggtcttggtcatagtggagtttggagtgtgactgtttgaggttgtggacaggtgtcttttatactgataacaacttcaaacaggtgccattaatacaggtaacgagtggaggacagaggagcctcttaaagaagaagttacaggtctgtgagagccagaaatcttgcttgtttgtaggtgaccaaatacttcttttccaccataatttgcaaataaattcattaaaatcctacaaatgtgattttctggatttttttctctcattttgtctgtcatagttgaagtgtacctatgatgaaaattacaggcgtctctcatctttttaagtggaagaacttgcacaattggtggctgactaaatactttttttgccccactgtatgtcctacccccacacacacaaaacaagaaCCTTTCACCCAGAACAGGCTCCAAACAGAACAGTAGCTCCATCACCGGTGTGCAGAATATAACACTTTGCCCTGTCTCCAGTTAAGCTAAGATGAACCAATTTGTTTTTGTCAACTCTTGGCTGAGCTCCCAGATATCATGTGGTCAtactacacacacagaacagttaGAACAGTTCTCTGCTAATACACACCCTCTTTTCTGAGTTAGTTTCTTTAACCATCTCAAGCCCAATGCCTAGGCTTAAAGATGGATATTTTAGTACACAAGCATTAGTAAGGTTCAACAGAAAATGCCCTCACAATACACATTATAATCATAACATTGACAAGTAAAAAAACTGAAGTGAATTTCTCACATATAAACATGAACCCCCATGCTCGTTTCTCCAGCTGTATAACATGTACCCAGTGATCCACCCGCTGCCAGGGCCTCACCACAGAGTGCTGGCGTACCAGGACAACCTGAAGGCCTTCTTCAGGAAGATTTTCATCCAGCACAGACAGATCCTGGATGAGAACGACTCCCGTAGCTACATCGACACATTCCTCAACAAGCAGCAGGAGGTGAACCCAGGCCTCAATGTCAGTCACACCAACTATGGGTCAAAATGCCTCTTTGCACTTGGAAACCCTTTTTGAGGGGGGATAGAGATGTGCTACAGATTAGCCTGAAAGTGATTTGAAATCGCCACTCCCACAATACAGCATAACTCACTTCCTAATGGTCCCATGTTTTGTCCCATACCTAATGCCTTTCCTCaactaaaatatatttattaggaAAAGGATAATCCCTCTTCCCACTTCCATGAGTGGAACCTCCTGTGTTCCGTCACCAACATGTTTGTGGCTGGGACGGAAACCACCTCCAGCACCCTGGCCTGGGCCTTGGTCATCATGATCAAGTATCCTGAAATACAGAGTGAGTGAAACCACATGTCACCAGCCATTTTGGATCAATGAggaaaataagtaaaaaataggCTACCACCTTCTCATTCCACGGCATAAAGTGTAATACGAAACAAACATACAAACTGGGATTGACATGCAAATGTTTCAAATAGAGAAGGTGCATAAAAATACAGAAAGAGGTGAAATCTCACAAGCCCTCCTTATACTCAGTCTACTTCCTATGTCCTCTCAGGTAAGGTCCATGAGGAGATAGACAAGGTGATTAGTGGTTCCACGCCAAGGATCCAGCACAGGCAGATGATGCCCTTCACCGACGCAGTGATCCACGAGACCCAGAGGTTCGCTGACATCCTGCCCATGGGCCTGCCCCACGAGACCACAGCCGACGTCAGCCTCAAAGGCTTCTTCATACCTAAGGCAGGCCCACTCACAACTAACTAGCAGACACTGACCTGCACCTTTTAGTGAATCAACAATAACCAGACAGTTAAGCAAGACAGTTATGGTAAAGTGAAATATACTACCTGTCCCCCATACGGCACCAAACATCCTTTCCTTGACAATGGCACATTCAAATTATTGTATGTGTGTAGGGGACCTACATTATCCCACTGCTGAGGTCAGTGCACCGTGATAAGGCTCACTGGGAGAAGCCGGATGATTTCTACCCTCACCACTTTCTCAACGTCGACGACAAGTTTGTCAAGAGGGAGGCTTTCATGCCCTTCTCCGCAGGTAACAGGAGCCAGGTTGTGAATGTACGACTGTTGATTGTCTTAACAGACATCATCCTTATGTTCACCAGTTGTAGTAATTCTATAGCTTAGGATTGCATTGTGTACTACTAGTAGAATTGTCCCAAGCAAAAGTGAGTTTACTCACTCATCCTCCAATTGCTCCGcccatctctcctcccaggtCGTAGAGTGTGTGTAGGCGAGACTCTGGCCCGCATGGAGCTCTTCCTCTTCTACACCTCCCTCATGCAGCGtttttccttccttccccccATCGGGATGACTGCTGACGACGTGGACATCTCCACCTGTGGGGGCCTGGGCCTCGTCGCCCCACCCATCAAAGTACGGGCCCTGCCTCGTTTCCATGACCCCTAGGGAATTACCCCAACAGCCTTGTATTTCAGATTTTCCTGTGTTAAGGGCAGTTATCACTTTGAGATGAGGTATCCTACTGATTACTGACATCTGCCTTGAATCTAAAACACTCAGGATTAACCATTAAAAACATAACTGTACAAAACTAGTTTTGTAAATTTAACTGTACTGACAATTATTGTACAGTCAAGCAATGGGTATAAAATGTATCAAACTTATCTAGACAATGAAAAGGTCATTTCAAATCCTAACAAAAGTATCATTTTATTTTGTTAAATTGTCAGCAGAAACAGAACGATCGACTGAAACAATTTAGCAAACATGACAATTGTTCTAACAATAAAATCTGCACAAATATAACAGGTTGAGCTTCTGTTAAATCACTGGAAAAGCTAATTAAAGACTTCTCAAATCTCTGTCTTGCCATACAAAGGGTATCAAAAGGTGCTATTCCTCGTAACAAAATTAAGTCGGTACAAAGTTAGAAGTTAGAAAAGAAAAAAGCATTTACAGAAATAGTGTTTGGTAAAACATTGCAACACTTTAACTTTAGCAATAGCAACATAAATAAATGCAAACTAGGTCATTATTTTTGTGTCTAGAATTTTAACAAAACACTTAACTTATAAAGAAATGTGAATCACAAACACATCATTTAGTGAGGACTTTGTAAAACAGTCTCAGGTTGACCTCTttctcactcctcttcctcttcctcattccTCTGTCCAAAGGGAAGAGCCGTCTGGCCACGGTCCGGGTCTTTCAGCCGCAGGATCCGGATCAGGTTGTTGACTGGGAGAGAGCTATAGGGAACACAACCACCAACCAAGACATTTATTTTAAGTACACTATTTTTGATAAACTGAATATGAGAGAATTAGGCAAAGCCATGATAtagattaagcaataaggcccaggggggtgtggtacatggccaatataccaatgcaaagggctgttcttatgcacgactcAACGCGGAGTGCCCGGATACAGCCCTTAgatgtggtatattggcaatattctacaaacccctgaggtgcgttattgctattataaacttgttaccaacataattagagcagtaaaaataaatgtttagtcatacctgtggtatacggtctgaaataccacggctgtcagccaataagcattcagggctcaaaccaccccgTTTATAAAATAGAACAGAGATGCTTAATGTTAGTACACAGGAGGGTGATGGAAGGCTACAATACCTCATGCTCTGTGGGGTGAGGAATATGAACTGTCGGTAACGTTGGCTAGAAGCGATTTTCAACATCATGTCCATGGATATCCTTCGGTTCACCATGTCCTAAAAAGACAGTTACATTTACTGACAGACAGTGTCTCAACAGAACGATTGACTGAAATAACAGAGCAAAAATATGAAGAACAATGTGTCAATCTTAGCCGTCCTCACAGTGTAGGCTACAGAAGACACCTGAGCTTAGATTAAAAGTTaatatttgaaatgtatttaattgaCTGAAGCAACtcaaagggatacttcgggattcaGGCAATTGCCGGCAAGCCTttttttctacttacccagagtcagacaAACATATGAATACCATTTTTATGCTAACGATATGCTaccttcaacttccttcaaactgcacgcagggacataaaaatggtatccagcAGTTTGTCTGACTTTGGGTAAGTAGTGTTGGATTCTAtcttgaaatatacttattcctGTCACTATATTAGAACGGACTGATCACTTAACATGTATATGTAAGGGGTCAATGAAAGGTGAATAGGTACTGTGTGTATGGAAAGTTACTGAGTGAgacaaagggaaggagagaaagtttCTCTGTTCAAACATGTTGCTGAATATTAATAATGAGCATCAGTCTAGCCTCAGTTCCTGATAATACAGGCAGGCTGCTGTAGAACTAAGTCAAGGAGGGATGTGGAACTCAACTCGAGATAAGGTCAACAGTTGAAGAGAGAAGAAACCTCTGGGAGGGGGCCCAGAGATCACCCCGAAGGAACAGGGATGAATTGCTTATCTTAGACATACAAGGAGGTGACTTCTAGTCAACAGTTATAAATATATACTTGTGTGActtgtatgttgtgttttgcaGATGAAGAACTCAGTGggttgaataaacttggtttgagcttttcctAGTTGTCTGTTTGAGTTTAGACTTTGCTTAGAACCTAACAGTAGGAATAAATGCTTAATGGCctaaatcctgaagtatccctttaatatgCATTTTAAAATGGTTAAGTCATTCATCCATCCTTCTGATATGGCGGCATTACCATGTAGACGTCAAACTCATCGAGGGCGCGGAAGGGGGCCTCAGCgatggcccagagagagagaacgaaacagacagtggagaacgaGCGCTCTCCTCCAGACAGAGAGCGCATGTCACTCAGAGCAGCCTTATCCCCCACACCTGGCTggacctgagagagggagggaagatgaGGGAGAAGATGGGTAGAGACAAAGAAGGATGCAGAAAGAGAAGAGTAAAAGAAAGACATTGACAAATGGGAAAGGGGGGTGGAGCAGGGGAATGAGGGTAACTTGATTATTAGGCATACATAGTTTTTTTATAACCTATAACTGCTTTTGCATTCAAGAAGGGTACATGTGAAaaggtatttctgtgcattaaaACCGTAGTGTATTCTTACCGAGATGGATAGGGTTTCGTTCTTGTGCTCGAACATCATCTTCCCTATATAGCCTCTCTGTGACAGCATGGAGTCAAAGTACATCTTGCAACGCACTGAGAGAAACCTAAAAAGAGATACATAGTGGGAAGGAAAACTATTTAAAAACAAATCCATAGCTTTGCTTTTCCGCTAAATCTAACACCACATCGATAGATTGAGATGGCCTCCCTTCAGTCATTCAATAACTATTTTGCATAGCTCTATAACAGCCGTTGATGCTAGCAGTACCATCCAGCTGTTCTGTAATCTCTTATGAGACAGTGAGTGGTGTCAAATAACAGAGCTGATATTCTATTGACAGACAGGAAGTAAATGGAGGATCCAGCTACCTCCTCAGCTCTGTGTAGACTCGGTGTCTATCGTCCATGATCTTACACAGGACCTGGATGAAGCGCTTGAGGCACTTCACCTGCTGGTTAATGTTACTGTAGTTCACAAGGGCCTCTTGGTATTGCCTAgatgggagaagagggaggaaggcaAGCAACATTTACCTTCTGCCCTTAGTTTACCCATTAGTCATTTTCATATGGACAGCCCTATTATATGGAAATACTGTCAAAACATACTATATAacatactatataactatatataacaATACCAAAGTAACCAAATTATACATCCAAGAACTCTTAGGGAATCAACTAAAACCAAGGCaagtggaaaaaaaaaaaaaaatggttgtaTTTTGAGTGAAACATCCCTTAAACGTTTGTGTGGGGTGAAGAGTCAGAGGTTAGGGGTGGTGGAGGTTACCTGATGACCTCTTCGCGGTCGCCCTGCTGGTCCTGCTGGGTGCTGATCTTCAGCTTCAGACGGCTGATCTCGCTGTCCAGACTCCTGGCTGTCCGGCGCACCTCGGACCGCTCTGGACAGATCTCTGTGGCCTTCACTACAGAAGCCTGGAACACAGGAGGGTTACGACAAAGAACACACACATTAAGCAGGGACACACAGGAAGCAAGGGACAACATACACAGAAGATGGCCCTGATTATAGCTAGACGTACCGTGAGCTCCTGCTCCTTGAGATCCAGGCTGGCCTTCAGGGCCTGTATGGTGTTGATGTGGACCTTGCGTTTGTCCTCGTAGTGTTTCTTATGGTGCTTGCTCTTCTCCACATCCTGGTCGCTCTTACTCAGCTCCTCCTGAGAAAacaagggggaaggagagatgtatCGCCATCTATTGGCTTTACCTTTTCTGTTTAATCTGTGTGTGATTGATTATGTCTATGGAGACCCTGTATGGAACAAAATGAGGACATGGGTTATCACTAAGTCCTTTTCACTCTCCTGGTTCATTCCTGGTTTGCACACCAAACTTCCCTCCATGTTAATAGAAATTGAAGTCCATATTGATGTGACTGACCTTGATGGGTTCGGCCTCCTCGGCCACAGTGCTGATGGAGTCTTTGTGCTGGCGGTACCTCTGCTCCACCTCCTCCCAGGAAGCCTTCAGCTGGGCCATCTTTCTACGGGCCTCCTCGCTCTCCGCACGACCTGCTGAAATCTTATTGTTgatctcctccagctcctcctcctgaaggccagagtgtgtgtgtgtcgtggaaGGTGAGTGCATCAGTTTGTGTATATCATATCAGTTGGAATGCGAAAGAGAGAACAAGGGAACGAGATGTTCATGAACGACATTAGCTAAAACTAAATGTTAAAATATTGTCCCTGTGCCTAGATGTGTGTACCCACCAGAGGCTTgaggtcctcagactggggttCCTCCACGTTCTGCAGGTCACTGATCTCCTGCTGCAGCCTCCTGAACTTATCCTGGAGGAGagcagaaggggagaggagagttgtgACCTAGTAACTCGACATCTAGACTAATCAGAGGTGAACCATTGTGCTCTCCAAAATAATTTCTAGTTGGATCCATGGTATGGCTCTGGAGAGAGATGCTGTTTTGTCACAAAGGCCAGCTTGAGCAAGATACTAATATCTTAAGAAGTGCGTGTGTTTTACCTTGGCCCTCTTCCTGTCGTCGTAGGCCCTCTTCAGGAGACTGTTGTTGTTCCTGatgtcctcctccaccctctgctTCTGCTGGCTGAACCGATCCAAGTGGGCCTCCTTGTTCCGCATCTCTTCCTGCAACTGCCTGAGTGAGATACATGGAGATATTGAGAGAAGGGTAAACCACTGAATTAAATTGAGTCAGAAAAACAGAGCAGCAGAAACCTTTTCAAAACAAATGgacgtctcacacacacattacctgaTCTCCTCCTCTACGTCTCTGCTAAGGTAGTCACACCTCCTCTGGTCGTTGGAGTAGTAGCGGTTGTTGTAGCACTGGTCTCCCTCCTTGGTGAAAGCCTGGTAGCAGTTTCTAGGGGGCTGCCTGCCCTGCATCACTCTGCGGGCCTCTGCAGGACTCTACATGGTACAGACAGAGGGGTTAGAACCACAGAAATGGTTCTTCTGTCCTAAAGGCTACTGTTTTCTACAGGAAGTGGCTTGAAGTTCATTCATGTTGTTTTTAGCATGCAAATCAGTTGTTACATGGGGATAGTTCAAGTATTTAAAGTTTTAGCTTATTATCGGCTCAAACTTTAAAAGAGTGAACTCTCCCTTAAAGAGGGCGACACTGAAAACAAAATCATAATTGCAGTCACTACTGGGCAATCCAAGGTGACATCATGATATTTGAGTGAACTAACTATGGTGGCAGTAGATTCCATGGCCCTACCTTGATGAGCAGAATGGTCTCTATGCCCCTCTGGTCGATGAGGCAGTTGGCAACCACTGGGTCCTCGATCTCCAGAGACTGTAGGACTGACGGGTAGTCAGGGTGGTtcacagccctgacacacacacacacacacacacacacacacacacacacacacacacacacacagaaaacatggTGGTTACAGAGAACAAAATGAACCTTTAGAGGTACAAATAAGCCTAGCTAGCCTGAAACCAGGTGTGGTAGGTAGCCAACAGCCATACCGCCTACTGGTGTCATGGACCCTGTTGAAGAACTGGCAGGTGATGATCTGGGGTCTCCTACCCCCCTGGTAGTACCCTCTCATGAGGCCCTGCAGCAACTTCTCGTCCTCGTGGTTGTCACAGGTGAAGGCCACCATCAGGCTTCCAAGACATTTCTCCACGGCCAGGGCCTGCTCATGGTCCTTCAGACGGATACAGTACCCTGCATGGGGCACAtcgggagagagaggacattggAAAGAGCTTTATTTTAACCAATGACAAGGTTACACATATAAGCATAACATCCAGAAAGGATAATGAAGCATAAGATAAGAGTTTTTGCTTGcatggaaatacacacacacacacacacacacacgtcttaccCAGCGGCCCCACTGGTTTCTTCCTGAACTGGCCCTTCCTGTCGGCGTCCTCGATGGCGGCGAGCAGCGCGGGCATCTTCTCCCCGAAGCGGCGCAGGCGGTCGGAGCGGCTGCCCTCCATGGTCTGCAACTTCCTCCTGATGGCCTCCATAGACCTCTTCAGATCCTCCTCCTCTCGtctgagaaacagagacaaacacacacacacagggttatacatacatacatacatacatacatacatacatacatacatacatgtgtatgtatgtatgtatgtatacatacacacacacaat is part of the Oncorhynchus tshawytscha isolate Ot180627B linkage group LG18, Otsh_v2.0, whole genome shotgun sequence genome and encodes:
- the LOC112217732 gene encoding cytochrome P450 2K6-like — protein: MSVLELFVACPLSGMSVMFITLNLIILIFIINRNTNPKNFPPGPRGLPLLGNTFNLDLKRPYQTMMEMKDKFGPVFSIQMGLRKIVVLCGYEMVKEALVTQADQFAERPDIPLFKQITRGNGIIFGHGDSWRTIRRFTLTVLRDLGMGKRNIEEKIIEESENLVNSFAAHNGDGFHTTIPLNAAASNIIVSLIMGHRMEYDDPIFIKLLEMNYESFRLASSPFIQLYNMYPVIHPLPGPHHRVLAYQDNLKAFFRKIFIQHRQILDENDSRSYIDTFLNKQQEVNPGLNEKDNPSSHFHEWNLLCSVTNMFVAGTETTSSTLAWALVIMIKYPEIQSKVHEEIDKVISGSTPRIQHRQMMPFTDAVIHETQRFADILPMGLPHETTADVSLKGFFIPKGTYIIPLLRSVHRDKAHWEKPDDFYPHHFLNVDDKFVKREAFMPFSAGRRVCVGETLARMELFLFYTSLMQRFSFLPPIGMTADDVDISTCGGLGLVAPPIKVRALPRFHDP
- the si:dkey-119f1.1 gene encoding structural maintenance of chromosomes protein 6-like isoform X1 — translated: MSKRKSNSIGESPHKRVRPTEVHDEDNEVGPSQPSVPLGSHTTVGEVGIVESISLKNFMCHSLLGPFAFGSNVNFVVGNNGSGKSAVLTALMVGLGGKATTTNRGSSLKGFVKEGESSADVSITLRNKGRDAYKPEVFGQAIIVDLKITREGMRTYKLKSKAGHLVSAKKDELLAILDHFNIQVDNPVSMLTQEMSKHFLHSKGEGDKYRFFMKATQLEQMKEDYTYIITTKNVTLDTVEKHEECLEGLKRKYLEKEDRVKSLASLDDMHSKLEELKNQMAWALVSEMEKEVKPMREKLQSEERSTIKYDQKVDEWKAKVVEAEKKYKGIREQLEAITVRVQQLEPQSAELKNEAQSRSKAFNTAQASVHRFKTNLRDLEKDKDQLSRRINELKLSISQTSGAETQVRVERMEKLQTDLDTLNFQDSTLGQQMEQFQQAVSRAKDELEKMIREEEDLKRSMEAIRRKLQTMEGSRSDRLRRFGEKMPALLAAIEDADRKGQFRKKPVGPLGYCIRLKDHEQALAVEKCLGSLMVAFTCDNHEDEKLLQGLMRGYYQGGRRPQIITCQFFNRVHDTSRRAVNHPDYPSVLQSLEIEDPVVANCLIDQRGIETILLIKSPAEARRVMQGRQPPRNCYQAFTKEGDQCYNNRYYSNDQRRCDYLSRDVEEEIRQLQEEMRNKEAHLDRFSQQKQRVEEDIRNNNSLLKRAYDDRKRAKDKFRRLQQEISDLQNVEEPQSEDLKPLEEELEEINNKISAGRAESEEARRKMAQLKASWEEVEQRYRQHKDSISTVAEEAEPIKEELSKSDQDVEKSKHHKKHYEDKRKVHINTIQALKASLDLKEQELTASVVKATEICPERSEVRRTARSLDSEISRLKLKISTQQDQQGDREEVIRQYQEALVNYSNINQQVKCLKRFIQVLCKIMDDRHRVYTELRRFLSVRCKMYFDSMLSQRGYIGKMMFEHKNETLSISVQPGVGDKAALSDMRSLSGGERSFSTVCFVLSLWAIAEAPFRALDEFDVYMDMVNRRISMDMMLKIASSQRYRQFIFLTPQSMSSLPVNNLIRILRLKDPDRGQTALPFGQRNEEEEEE
- the si:dkey-119f1.1 gene encoding structural maintenance of chromosomes protein 6-like isoform X2, whose translation is MSKRKSNSIGESPHKRVRPTEVHDEDNETVGEVGIVESISLKNFMCHSLLGPFAFGSNVNFVVGNNGSGKSAVLTALMVGLGGKATTTNRGSSLKGFVKEGESSADVSITLRNKGRDAYKPEVFGQAIIVDLKITREGMRTYKLKSKAGHLVSAKKDELLAILDHFNIQVDNPVSMLTQEMSKHFLHSKGEGDKYRFFMKATQLEQMKEDYTYIITTKNVTLDTVEKHEECLEGLKRKYLEKEDRVKSLASLDDMHSKLEELKNQMAWALVSEMEKEVKPMREKLQSEERSTIKYDQKVDEWKAKVVEAEKKYKGIREQLEAITVRVQQLEPQSAELKNEAQSRSKAFNTAQASVHRFKTNLRDLEKDKDQLSRRINELKLSISQTSGAETQVRVERMEKLQTDLDTLNFQDSTLGQQMEQFQQAVSRAKDELEKMIREEEDLKRSMEAIRRKLQTMEGSRSDRLRRFGEKMPALLAAIEDADRKGQFRKKPVGPLGYCIRLKDHEQALAVEKCLGSLMVAFTCDNHEDEKLLQGLMRGYYQGGRRPQIITCQFFNRVHDTSRRAVNHPDYPSVLQSLEIEDPVVANCLIDQRGIETILLIKSPAEARRVMQGRQPPRNCYQAFTKEGDQCYNNRYYSNDQRRCDYLSRDVEEEIRQLQEEMRNKEAHLDRFSQQKQRVEEDIRNNNSLLKRAYDDRKRAKDKFRRLQQEISDLQNVEEPQSEDLKPLEEELEEINNKISAGRAESEEARRKMAQLKASWEEVEQRYRQHKDSISTVAEEAEPIKEELSKSDQDVEKSKHHKKHYEDKRKVHINTIQALKASLDLKEQELTASVVKATEICPERSEVRRTARSLDSEISRLKLKISTQQDQQGDREEVIRQYQEALVNYSNINQQVKCLKRFIQVLCKIMDDRHRVYTELRRFLSVRCKMYFDSMLSQRGYIGKMMFEHKNETLSISVQPGVGDKAALSDMRSLSGGERSFSTVCFVLSLWAIAEAPFRALDEFDVYMDMVNRRISMDMMLKIASSQRYRQFIFLTPQSMSSLPVNNLIRILRLKDPDRGQTALPFGQRNEEEEEE